The Miscanthus floridulus cultivar M001 chromosome 7, ASM1932011v1, whole genome shotgun sequence genome includes a region encoding these proteins:
- the LOC136464093 gene encoding LOW QUALITY PROTEIN: uncharacterized protein (The sequence of the model RefSeq protein was modified relative to this genomic sequence to represent the inferred CDS: inserted 1 base in 1 codon; substituted 1 base at 1 genomic stop codon), with product MRARVVVFPVKGRAWCFALPRASAAASTADGALPPPTTLRDLXRGISFGXRTAPEKAEAVVDFVADKMNRAWIGFGSAPEGSMKSRIHSFGLKLLSRVRTSEVLLKSVTKDVSALEIVHPARSVVLM from the exons ATGCGGGCCCGCGTCGTCGTCTTCCCCGTCAAGGGCCGCGCCTGGTGCTTCGCCCTCCCGCGTGCCTCCGCCGCAGCGTCCACTGCCGATGGCGCCCTTCCGCCGCCGACGACTCTGAGGGATCTCTAGCGCGGCATCTCCTTCG GCCGCACGGCGCCGGAGAAGGCCGAGGCCGTCGTTGACTTTGTCGCTGACAAG ATGAACAGGGCTTGGATCGGGTTCGGGAGCGCGCCGGAGGGGTCGATGAAGAGCCGGATCCATAG CTTCGGGCTGAAGCTACTCTCCCGGGTGAGGACGTCGGAGGTGCTCCTGAAGTCCGTTACCAAGGACGTGAGCGCGCTCGAGATCGTGCATCCGGCGAGGTCAGTTGTGCTGATGTGA